Proteins co-encoded in one Mycobacterium mantenii genomic window:
- a CDS encoding Rieske 2Fe-2S domain-containing protein codes for MKVPFTWKVTGWFMVGWSPEFPIGEVRPLHYFGEDLVAYRDEQRELHVLEAHCKHLGAHIGHGGKVIGDCVECPFHGWRWGPDGTNRYIPYQPDRPNRGLRLKVFPVREQYDCVFVWHHPDGKEPQWEMPDIFHKFPQFETDPAAYYRAYPEFSRRAEREPVHPQIVAENASDSAHFEYVHHATVTPRVLDWKIVDQEWRFVAGWPDARSDNPDDLALRFHSHLFGLGGAISVFEGAQNHRLIFTCTPVDDECSDLFYSIWWPRLPGDTAAIPDGKLREVIEKQFLSTVFDDLQIWRYQKYVEHPALSKVDAKGYMALRKWATQFYDVAPAGAPA; via the coding sequence GTGAAAGTCCCATTCACCTGGAAGGTCACCGGCTGGTTCATGGTCGGCTGGTCGCCGGAGTTCCCCATCGGCGAGGTCCGGCCGCTGCACTATTTCGGCGAGGATCTGGTGGCCTACCGGGACGAACAACGTGAGCTGCACGTCCTGGAAGCACACTGCAAACACCTCGGCGCGCACATCGGCCATGGCGGCAAGGTGATCGGCGACTGCGTCGAATGCCCCTTCCACGGATGGCGCTGGGGTCCGGACGGCACCAACCGATACATCCCCTATCAGCCGGACCGGCCCAACCGCGGGCTACGGCTCAAGGTGTTCCCCGTGCGGGAGCAGTACGACTGCGTCTTCGTCTGGCACCACCCGGACGGCAAGGAGCCGCAATGGGAGATGCCGGACATCTTCCACAAGTTCCCGCAATTCGAGACCGATCCGGCGGCGTACTACCGGGCGTACCCGGAATTTTCCCGGCGCGCGGAACGGGAACCGGTGCATCCGCAAATCGTGGCCGAGAATGCCTCCGACAGTGCGCATTTCGAGTACGTGCACCACGCCACCGTGACGCCCCGGGTGCTGGACTGGAAGATCGTCGACCAGGAATGGCGGTTCGTCGCGGGCTGGCCGGATGCGCGTAGCGACAACCCCGACGATCTCGCGTTGCGCTTCCACAGCCACTTGTTCGGCCTCGGCGGTGCGATCAGCGTCTTCGAGGGCGCACAGAATCATCGGCTGATCTTCACCTGCACACCGGTCGACGACGAATGCTCGGACCTGTTCTACTCGATCTGGTGGCCGCGGCTCCCCGGCGACACCGCGGCCATTCCCGACGGCAAACTGCGGGAGGTCATCGAGAAACAATTCCTGTCCACCGTGTTCGACGACCTGCAAATCTGGCGCTACCAGAAATACGTGGAACACCCCGCGCTGTCCAAGGTCGACGCGAAAGGCTATATGGCACTGAGGAAATGGGCGACACAATTCTATGATGTCGCTCCGGCGGGCGCCCCCGCATGA
- a CDS encoding cysteine hydrolase — MTDRLAGLVAPERTAIVTQECQGAVMGPDAGLAMLAEEARREALPNIARLLPAARAAGVRVVHCLVQRRPDGLGSNHNAKIFAMGGGSRVDITPGTPGAELLPELGPEPSDLALRRWHGVGPMGGTDLDAVLRNLGVSTIVVVGVSLNIAIPNLVMDAVNAAYRVVLPRDAVAGVPADYGAAMIANTLSLLATITSTDDLLRAWDEGTR; from the coding sequence ATGACGGACCGGCTGGCCGGACTGGTCGCACCCGAGCGCACCGCGATCGTCACCCAGGAGTGCCAGGGTGCGGTGATGGGCCCCGATGCCGGGCTGGCGATGCTCGCCGAGGAGGCCCGCCGCGAGGCGCTGCCCAACATCGCGCGCCTGCTGCCCGCGGCCCGGGCGGCCGGGGTGCGCGTCGTGCACTGCCTGGTGCAGCGGCGGCCCGACGGGCTCGGCTCCAATCACAACGCGAAGATTTTCGCGATGGGCGGCGGCAGCCGGGTGGACATCACGCCCGGCACGCCGGGTGCGGAGCTGCTGCCCGAATTGGGGCCGGAGCCTTCGGACTTGGCGTTGCGCCGGTGGCACGGCGTGGGCCCGATGGGCGGCACGGACCTGGACGCGGTGCTGCGCAATCTCGGGGTGTCGACCATTGTCGTGGTTGGCGTTTCGCTGAACATCGCAATCCCAAATCTCGTCATGGACGCCGTCAACGCCGCCTACCGGGTGGTCCTGCCCCGCGATGCGGTCGCCGGTGTACCCGCCGACTATGGTGCAGCGATGATCGCCAACACGCTGTCGCTGCTGGCCACCATCACCAGCACCGACGATCTGCTCCGGGCATGGGACGAGGGAACGCGATGA
- a CDS encoding PaaI family thioesterase, which translates to MTETAPEVRGGFPDVTPVEHAPAELGPFVAALRRLQDLTVSTKPDPALWAAATAHLEDACALLEGHEVPETEAVAGRVLSLPGLAHPLMPPWLLTESGRDGVRMAGHFTTSHIGGNRAVHGGMIPLFYDWLFGMVVTTAGIRPTRTAYLHVDFRNITPIEQPLTAHGRITSVEGRKVFIDATMIAADGTLLSEANGLMVRLLPHQP; encoded by the coding sequence ATGACCGAAACGGCGCCCGAAGTGCGTGGCGGATTCCCCGATGTCACCCCCGTGGAGCACGCTCCCGCGGAACTGGGCCCGTTCGTCGCCGCTCTGCGTCGCCTGCAGGACCTGACCGTGTCCACTAAGCCGGACCCCGCGCTGTGGGCCGCCGCGACCGCGCACCTGGAGGACGCTTGCGCGCTGCTGGAGGGCCACGAGGTCCCGGAGACCGAGGCGGTGGCCGGCCGGGTGCTGAGCCTGCCCGGCCTGGCCCATCCCCTCATGCCGCCCTGGCTGTTGACCGAGTCCGGTCGCGACGGCGTGCGGATGGCCGGTCACTTCACCACGTCGCACATCGGCGGCAACCGGGCGGTGCACGGCGGCATGATCCCGCTGTTCTATGACTGGCTGTTCGGCATGGTCGTGACCACCGCGGGCATCCGGCCGACGCGCACGGCCTATCTGCACGTCGACTTCCGCAACATCACCCCCATTGAACAGCCGCTGACCGCCCATGGCCGCATCACCAGCGTCGAGGGTAGGAAAGTTTTCATTGACGCTACTATGATAGCCGCCGATGGAACCTTGCTCAGCGAAGCCAACGGCTTGATGGTTCGTTTGCTACCCCACCAGCCGTGA
- a CDS encoding acyl-CoA synthetase — protein MSDTTTAFTVPAVAKAVAAAIPDRELIIQGDRRYTYQQVIERSSRLAAYLHAQGLGCHTERAALGGHEVGQDLLGLYAYNGNEFVEALLGTFEARVAPFNVNFRYVKSELQYLLADSGATALLYHAAFAPRVAEILPDLPQLRVLIQIADDSGNDLVEGAVDYEAALASVSPEPPPVQPSADDLYVLYTGGTTGMPKGVLWRQHDIFMTSFGGRNLMTGEPSNSIDEIVERAASGAGTKLMILPPLIHGAAQWSVMTAITTGQSVVFPTVVDHLDVDDVVRTIEREKVMVVTVVGDAMARPLVAAIEKGIADVSSLTVVANGGALLTPYVKQRLIEALPNAVVIDGVGSSETGAQMHHMSTSGAVATGTFNAGPDTFVAGEDLTAILDPGHDGMGWLAQRGYVPLGYKGDAAKTAKTFPVIDGVRYAVPGDRARHGTDGSIELLGRDSVTINSGGEKIFVEEVETAIASHPAVADVVVAGRPSERWGQEVVAVVALAPGASAESEELVAHAAQTLARYKLPKAVVFRPVIERSPSGKADYRWAREQAGNG, from the coding sequence ATGTCCGACACCACAACAGCATTCACGGTTCCGGCCGTCGCGAAGGCGGTCGCCGCCGCCATCCCCGATCGGGAGCTGATCATCCAGGGGGATCGGCGCTACACCTACCAGCAGGTGATCGAGCGCTCCAGCCGGCTGGCAGCGTACCTGCACGCCCAGGGACTGGGATGCCACACCGAGCGCGCCGCGCTGGGCGGCCACGAGGTGGGCCAAGACCTGCTGGGCCTCTACGCCTACAACGGAAACGAATTCGTCGAGGCCCTGCTGGGCACCTTCGAGGCGCGAGTCGCCCCGTTCAACGTCAACTTCCGCTACGTGAAAAGCGAGCTGCAATATCTGCTGGCGGATTCCGGCGCGACCGCGCTGCTCTACCACGCCGCGTTCGCGCCGCGGGTGGCCGAGATCCTGCCGGACCTGCCACAGCTGCGCGTGCTGATCCAGATCGCGGACGACTCGGGCAACGACTTGGTCGAGGGCGCAGTCGATTACGAGGCGGCCCTGGCGTCGGTGTCGCCGGAACCGCCGCCGGTGCAGCCCTCCGCCGACGACTTGTACGTCCTGTACACCGGTGGCACGACGGGCATGCCGAAGGGCGTGTTGTGGCGCCAGCACGACATTTTCATGACCTCGTTCGGCGGCCGGAATCTCATGACCGGCGAGCCGTCGAACTCCATCGACGAGATCGTCGAACGTGCCGCCTCAGGCGCGGGTACCAAGCTGATGATTCTGCCGCCGCTGATCCACGGTGCGGCCCAGTGGAGCGTGATGACCGCCATCACCACCGGGCAGTCCGTCGTCTTTCCCACGGTCGTCGATCATTTGGACGTCGACGACGTGGTGCGCACCATCGAGCGGGAAAAAGTCATGGTGGTCACGGTGGTGGGCGATGCGATGGCGCGCCCCCTGGTCGCCGCGATCGAGAAGGGGATCGCCGACGTGTCGTCGCTGACGGTCGTCGCCAACGGCGGCGCGCTGCTGACCCCGTACGTCAAGCAACGCCTGATCGAAGCGCTGCCGAACGCCGTTGTCATCGACGGCGTCGGCTCGTCGGAGACCGGGGCGCAGATGCACCACATGTCGACGTCGGGGGCGGTGGCCACGGGCACGTTCAACGCCGGGCCGGACACCTTCGTGGCCGGCGAGGACCTGACGGCAATCCTGGATCCGGGCCACGACGGGATGGGCTGGCTGGCGCAGCGGGGCTATGTTCCGCTCGGCTACAAGGGCGATGCGGCCAAGACGGCCAAGACATTTCCGGTGATCGACGGCGTCCGGTACGCCGTCCCCGGTGACCGCGCGCGCCACGGCACCGACGGCTCCATCGAATTGCTGGGCCGGGATTCGGTCACCATCAACTCCGGGGGCGAGAAGATCTTCGTCGAGGAGGTCGAAACGGCCATCGCGTCGCATCCCGCGGTGGCCGACGTGGTGGTCGCCGGCCGGCCGAGCGAACGGTGGGGCCAGGAGGTCGTCGCCGTGGTGGCGCTTGCACCGGGAGCCAGCGCCGAGTCCGAAGAACTGGTGGCGCACGCCGCGCAGACGCTTGCGCGCTACAAACTCCCCAAAGCGGTCGTGTTCCGGCCGGTCATCGAACGCAGCCCGTCGGGCAAGGCCGACTACCGTTGGGCGCGCGAGCAAGCGGGGAACGGCTGA
- a CDS encoding SDR family NAD(P)-dependent oxidoreductase, protein MKYQGRVAVVTGAGSGIGRALTRALTRDGAHVAASDIDPNGLAETQAACPAGQVTPYRVDVADRDAVMSFAEEVRRQHGPAAMLFNNAGVDLFASVADMSWQDFDWLMGINVGGVINGTKAFLPQLIEAGSPRRPARLINLSSAFGLIAIPYQGAYSTSKFAVRGFTEALRQEMIIERRPVTVHCVHPGVVRTNFGANMRTSDTEDPEVAAKLFDRAALTSPTKAAQLILRGAERNQARILIGADGRAMAAMPRLLGVRYAGLLARAARLTNSAHADR, encoded by the coding sequence ATGAAGTACCAAGGTCGTGTCGCAGTGGTAACCGGTGCCGGCTCCGGTATCGGCCGCGCCTTGACGCGGGCGCTTACCCGGGATGGGGCGCACGTCGCGGCATCCGATATCGACCCGAACGGCCTGGCCGAGACCCAGGCGGCGTGTCCCGCCGGGCAGGTCACGCCCTATAGGGTCGACGTCGCCGACCGGGATGCGGTGATGAGCTTCGCCGAAGAGGTGCGCCGCCAGCACGGCCCCGCGGCAATGCTGTTCAACAATGCCGGAGTCGACCTGTTCGCCAGCGTGGCGGACATGTCCTGGCAGGACTTCGACTGGCTGATGGGCATCAACGTCGGAGGCGTCATCAACGGGACCAAAGCCTTTCTGCCACAACTCATCGAGGCCGGTTCGCCGCGACGCCCCGCCCGGTTGATCAACCTGTCCAGCGCCTTCGGCCTGATCGCGATTCCCTACCAAGGCGCCTACAGCACTTCGAAGTTCGCGGTGCGTGGCTTCACCGAAGCGCTGCGGCAGGAGATGATCATCGAACGCCGTCCCGTGACCGTGCACTGCGTGCATCCCGGTGTCGTGCGTACCAACTTCGGAGCCAACATGCGCACGTCGGACACCGAGGATCCCGAGGTCGCGGCCAAACTCTTCGACCGCGCTGCACTCACCTCTCCCACCAAGGCCGCCCAGCTCATTTTGCGTGGGGCCGAAAGGAATCAGGCCAGAATCCTCATCGGGGCCGACGGGCGCGCGATGGCCGCGATGCCGCGGTTGCTCGGTGTGCGCTACGCGGGCCTGCTGGCGCGCGCCGCGAGGCTGACCAACTCCGCGCACGCCGACCGCTAG
- a CDS encoding cytochrome P450, translated as MTTNVHTAAGAGDETVSLRDPYPFFARKRREAGVFAGSVMDYSKTPESLMPKREYSAMSFDAVNTVFRDGRVFSSKPYDKTIGLFMGPTILAMEGKKHREHRNLVSAAFKSKALARWEPTIVRPICNALIDEFIETGRADLVRQFTFEFPTRVIARLLGLPDDDLPMFHTRAVQLISYHVSYERAFEASTALKEYFVEQIEQRKSKPTEDIIGDLVTAEIDGEKLSDEAIYSFLRLLLPAGLETTYRSSGNLLYLLLTHPEQFAALQADRELLAPAIEEGLRYETPLTTVQRFTTEDTELEGVKIPARSVIGVCIGSANRDERRWERPEEFDIFRKPTPHISFAAGEHTCLGLHLARLETRVAMECLLNRLTNVSLLTEDDPHIHGQPFRSPNALPVTFDAK; from the coding sequence GTGACGACCAACGTTCACACCGCCGCCGGTGCCGGCGACGAGACCGTCAGCCTGCGCGACCCCTACCCGTTCTTTGCCCGCAAACGGCGAGAGGCCGGCGTGTTCGCCGGCTCGGTGATGGACTACTCCAAGACGCCGGAGTCCCTGATGCCCAAGCGGGAGTACTCCGCAATGTCGTTCGACGCGGTCAACACGGTGTTCCGGGACGGCCGGGTGTTCAGTTCCAAGCCGTACGACAAGACCATCGGCCTGTTCATGGGTCCGACGATCCTCGCGATGGAGGGCAAGAAGCACCGCGAACACCGCAACCTGGTGTCCGCGGCATTCAAGTCGAAGGCGCTGGCCCGCTGGGAGCCGACCATTGTGCGGCCGATCTGCAATGCCCTGATCGACGAATTCATCGAGACCGGCAGGGCCGACCTGGTCCGGCAGTTCACCTTCGAATTTCCCACCCGGGTCATCGCCCGGCTGCTCGGGCTGCCCGATGACGACCTGCCGATGTTCCACACCCGCGCCGTGCAGTTGATCAGCTACCACGTCAGCTACGAGCGTGCCTTCGAGGCGTCGACGGCGCTCAAGGAGTACTTCGTCGAGCAGATCGAACAGCGCAAGTCCAAGCCCACCGAGGACATCATCGGCGACCTGGTCACCGCGGAGATCGACGGCGAAAAGCTCAGCGACGAAGCCATTTACTCGTTCCTGCGGCTGCTGCTGCCCGCCGGGCTGGAAACTACCTACCGCTCTTCGGGAAACCTGCTCTATCTGTTGCTCACGCACCCGGAGCAGTTCGCCGCGCTGCAAGCCGACCGCGAGCTTCTGGCACCCGCCATCGAGGAAGGGCTGCGCTACGAAACACCGCTGACCACCGTGCAACGCTTCACGACCGAGGACACCGAGTTGGAAGGTGTGAAGATTCCGGCACGTTCGGTGATCGGGGTGTGCATCGGATCAGCCAACCGCGACGAGCGGCGCTGGGAACGCCCCGAAGAATTCGACATCTTCCGCAAGCCCACGCCGCACATCTCGTTCGCCGCCGGTGAGCACACCTGCCTGGGATTGCATCTGGCGCGGCTGGAGACGCGCGTCGCAATGGAATGCCTGTTGAACCGGCTGACCAACGTCAGCTTGCTGACCGAGGATGACCCGCACATCCACGGTCAGCCCTTCCGGTCACCGAATGCGCTTCCGGTGACGTTCGACGCGAAGTAG
- a CDS encoding CaiB/BaiF CoA transferase family protein codes for MAGFRVLELAQFTFVPAAGAILADWGADVIKVEHPLRGDTQRGFINMGGIQLDPERHPLMEHPNRGKRSVGIDVSTPGGQEVIYELAKTADVFLTNYMPAQRQKHKFDVEHIRAVNPNIVYARGSAYGDKGAERDTGGYDGTAFWTRSGIGYALTPEELGGALGQGIPAFGDSIGGMFIAGGISAALLHRERTGEAVELDVSLLSTAWWAAGASVTQGMETGEVMRTPMPGSGAQSVNPFMGNYETSDGGTINLCIISPTGLIRDTFEHLGIPEAADDPRFSDVLPLIQNADAAAELIAKAFAGKPFDYWRQHLKTMKGQWAPFQSLIDLIDDEQAIANDMIAEVELAAGGKPFRVVRGPVQFNHEPLTTTRAPQASEHTELVLMELGMDWDRIEELKDAGAIA; via the coding sequence ATGGCGGGCTTTCGGGTCCTGGAACTTGCGCAGTTCACCTTCGTCCCGGCGGCGGGAGCGATCCTCGCGGACTGGGGAGCGGACGTCATCAAGGTCGAACACCCGCTGCGCGGCGACACCCAACGGGGCTTCATCAACATGGGTGGCATTCAACTCGATCCGGAGCGGCACCCGCTGATGGAGCATCCCAACCGGGGCAAACGCAGCGTTGGCATCGACGTCTCGACGCCGGGCGGTCAGGAAGTGATCTACGAGCTGGCCAAGACCGCCGACGTGTTCCTCACCAACTACATGCCCGCGCAGCGACAGAAGCACAAGTTCGACGTGGAGCACATCCGCGCGGTGAACCCGAACATCGTGTATGCCCGCGGTTCGGCCTACGGCGACAAAGGGGCCGAGCGTGACACCGGCGGCTATGACGGAACGGCGTTCTGGACGCGCAGCGGCATCGGTTACGCGCTGACACCGGAGGAGCTGGGCGGTGCACTGGGACAAGGCATTCCCGCGTTCGGCGATTCGATCGGCGGCATGTTCATCGCGGGTGGCATCTCGGCCGCGCTGTTGCACCGAGAGCGCACCGGCGAGGCCGTCGAGCTCGACGTGTCGCTGCTGAGCACGGCCTGGTGGGCGGCGGGCGCCAGCGTGACGCAGGGCATGGAGACCGGCGAGGTCATGCGCACCCCGATGCCGGGTTCCGGCGCGCAGTCGGTGAACCCGTTCATGGGCAACTACGAAACCTCCGACGGCGGCACGATCAACCTGTGCATCATCAGCCCGACCGGCCTGATCCGCGACACGTTCGAGCACCTGGGCATCCCCGAGGCGGCCGACGATCCCCGCTTCTCCGACGTGCTTCCGCTGATCCAGAACGCCGACGCCGCCGCCGAACTGATCGCAAAGGCCTTTGCCGGCAAGCCCTTTGACTATTGGCGGCAACACCTCAAAACGATGAAGGGCCAATGGGCACCGTTCCAGAGCCTCATCGACCTGATCGACGACGAGCAGGCCATCGCTAACGACATGATCGCCGAGGTCGAGCTCGCCGCCGGCGGCAAGCCGTTCCGGGTGGTCCGCGGCCCCGTGCAGTTCAACCACGAGCCGTTGACGACGACGCGCGCGCCGCAGGCCAGCGAGCACACCGAGCTGGTGTTGATGGAGCTGGGCATGGACTGGGACCGCATCGAGGAACTCAAGGACGCAGGAGCCATTGCGTGA
- a CDS encoding thiolase family protein, with amino-acid sequence MTSNSNDVAIIGVGLHPFGRFEGKSAMQMGVDAILAAVADAGIAWRDVQFATGGSWTVANPDAIVGMVGLTGIPFTNVFNACATAASAAKACADGIRLGDYDIGIAVGLDKHPRGAFTEDPALVGMPRWYAENGQYLTTQFFGMKANRYLHDHGISQQTLARVAAKNFRNGAMNPNAFRRKPISEEDILNSAMLNYPLTQYMFCAPDEGAAAVVMCRADIAHRYTAKPVYLRAVEVRTRRYGAYEVNTTCAPVEEDVAPTVYAARSAFEKAGIAPDDVDVIQLQDTDAGAEIIHMAECGFCEHGDQEKLLADGATEINGAMPVNTDGGLIANGEPIGASGLRQIHEIVRQLRGEAGGRQVPGNPKVGFTQLYGAPGTAAATILTT; translated from the coding sequence GTGACCTCCAATAGCAACGATGTCGCCATCATCGGCGTGGGTTTGCACCCGTTCGGGCGCTTCGAGGGGAAGTCGGCGATGCAGATGGGCGTCGACGCCATCCTCGCCGCGGTTGCCGACGCCGGTATCGCTTGGCGGGACGTCCAATTCGCCACCGGCGGTAGCTGGACGGTGGCCAACCCGGACGCGATCGTCGGCATGGTCGGCTTGACCGGCATCCCGTTCACCAACGTGTTCAACGCGTGCGCGACCGCGGCCAGCGCCGCCAAGGCGTGCGCCGACGGCATCCGGTTGGGCGACTACGACATCGGGATCGCCGTCGGGCTGGATAAGCACCCGCGGGGAGCGTTCACCGAGGACCCCGCCCTGGTTGGGATGCCGCGCTGGTATGCGGAGAACGGGCAATACCTCACGACTCAGTTCTTCGGCATGAAGGCCAACCGCTACCTGCACGACCACGGCATCTCCCAGCAGACCCTGGCCAGGGTCGCCGCCAAGAACTTCCGCAACGGGGCCATGAACCCCAACGCATTTCGCCGCAAGCCGATCTCCGAAGAAGACATCCTGAACTCGGCGATGCTCAATTATCCGCTGACCCAATACATGTTCTGTGCGCCCGACGAGGGGGCCGCGGCCGTGGTCATGTGCCGCGCGGACATCGCGCACCGCTACACCGCCAAGCCCGTCTACCTGCGGGCGGTGGAGGTCCGCACCCGCCGCTACGGCGCCTACGAGGTGAACACCACCTGCGCTCCCGTCGAAGAAGACGTGGCCCCAACGGTTTACGCCGCACGTAGCGCGTTCGAGAAGGCCGGCATCGCCCCCGACGATGTCGACGTGATCCAGTTGCAGGACACCGACGCCGGCGCCGAGATCATCCACATGGCCGAGTGCGGATTCTGCGAGCACGGCGATCAGGAGAAGCTGCTGGCCGACGGCGCCACCGAGATCAACGGGGCGATGCCGGTCAACACCGACGGCGGGCTGATCGCCAACGGCGAGCCCATCGGCGCCTCCGGCCTGCGGCAGATCCACGAAATCGTGCGCCAACTCCGCGGTGAGGCGGGCGGGCGCCAAGTGCCCGGCAACCCAAAGGTGGGATTCACTCAGCTCTATGGCGCGCCGGGCACCGCCGCGGCGACGATCCTCACCACCTGA
- a CDS encoding thioredoxin family protein has translation MTVKTLTGADFESTIRANPIVFVDFWAPWCGPCRAFAPTFERSAQNHPDIVHAKVNPEAERALAAAVGIRSIPTIMAFREGTLIYSQPGAMSPAVLGNLIGQIEGLNMEAVRAKIAERKAAVKA, from the coding sequence ATGACCGTCAAAACACTGACCGGCGCCGATTTCGAGTCGACGATACGCGCAAATCCGATCGTGTTCGTCGACTTCTGGGCCCCTTGGTGCGGACCGTGTCGGGCTTTTGCGCCGACCTTCGAACGGTCGGCACAAAACCACCCGGATATCGTGCACGCCAAGGTGAACCCCGAAGCCGAGCGCGCACTTGCCGCTGCCGTCGGCATCCGGTCGATTCCGACAATCATGGCATTCCGTGAGGGAACCCTCATCTACAGTCAGCCGGGAGCAATGTCACCCGCGGTGCTGGGCAACCTGATCGGTCAGATCGAAGGGCTCAACATGGAGGCGGTCCGTGCGAAGATCGCTGAGCGCAAAGCTGCGGTAAAGGCGTAG
- a CDS encoding carboxymuconolactone decarboxylase family protein, with the protein MTKDRHHQVLDDLNLQHRALRKMIPEVYRGFAEMSNGALSSGALDRKFKELIAMAIGVVAGCDGCIASHAQGAARAGATKEEAAEAIGVSILMHGGPATIYGARAYDAFCEFADETANTGAGSPQ; encoded by the coding sequence ATGACGAAAGACCGCCACCACCAGGTCCTAGACGACCTCAATCTGCAGCACCGCGCCCTGCGCAAGATGATCCCCGAGGTATATCGGGGATTTGCAGAGATGAGTAACGGCGCGTTGTCCTCGGGCGCTTTGGACAGGAAATTCAAGGAGCTGATCGCGATGGCGATCGGCGTCGTGGCCGGCTGCGACGGTTGCATCGCCTCCCACGCCCAGGGGGCAGCCCGTGCCGGCGCGACTAAGGAGGAGGCCGCGGAGGCGATCGGCGTCAGCATCCTTATGCACGGCGGGCCCGCGACGATCTACGGTGCTCGTGCCTATGACGCGTTCTGCGAATTCGCAGACGAGACCGCGAATACCGGCGCCGGATCGCCTCAATGA
- a CDS encoding acyl-CoA dehydrogenase family protein — MDFSRVTLSDDDQRFLGEARDFLRTHVTEDVKRRDRETGDNFDEGAHLALGAAGYLEREWKSEADGGFSRLRRRIWELEKRRAHVPWVTWGTTAMVARSVARFGSAELQDEVLPGVFSGHVRLCLGYTEPEGGSDIATCKTRAVRDGNGWVINGSKMFTTGAHNCQYVFLITNTDPDAQKHKSLTMFLVPLNSPGIEIQGIRTVDGDRTNIVYYSDVRVDDKYRLGDVNAGWTVLREPLNTEHGAVAAAPDGLQDVSIMMHQAGFMADALDKAAAKVAERNPNGRRLIDDSAVAYRLGRSAARMEASLSAPSIFGRVALAQTMRDISPDLMDILGTASTLPNGTDGAADDGAAEYVYRFAPLVGIYGGTLEVFRNMIAQYMLGLGKPAYAPPVKKVS; from the coding sequence GTGGACTTCTCACGGGTCACGCTGTCCGACGACGATCAGCGCTTCCTCGGGGAAGCGCGTGATTTCCTGCGCACGCACGTGACAGAAGACGTCAAGCGCCGGGACCGGGAAACGGGCGACAACTTCGACGAAGGGGCGCACCTGGCATTGGGTGCCGCCGGCTACCTCGAACGCGAATGGAAGTCGGAAGCCGACGGCGGCTTCAGCCGGTTGCGTCGCCGCATCTGGGAGCTGGAGAAGCGGCGCGCGCACGTGCCCTGGGTGACCTGGGGGACCACCGCCATGGTGGCCCGTTCGGTCGCGAGGTTCGGCTCCGCCGAGCTGCAGGACGAGGTGTTACCGGGCGTCTTCAGCGGGCACGTTCGCCTGTGCCTGGGCTACACCGAGCCCGAAGGCGGGTCCGACATCGCCACCTGCAAAACCCGCGCGGTCCGCGACGGCAACGGTTGGGTCATTAACGGGTCCAAGATGTTCACCACCGGAGCGCACAACTGCCAGTACGTTTTCCTCATCACCAATACCGATCCGGACGCTCAGAAGCACAAGAGCCTGACCATGTTCCTGGTCCCGCTGAACTCTCCGGGCATCGAGATCCAGGGCATCCGCACCGTCGACGGCGACCGCACCAACATCGTCTACTACAGCGACGTGCGCGTCGACGACAAGTACCGCCTGGGCGATGTGAACGCGGGCTGGACGGTGTTGCGTGAACCCCTCAACACCGAGCACGGTGCGGTGGCGGCCGCTCCGGACGGGCTGCAGGACGTGTCGATCATGATGCATCAGGCCGGTTTCATGGCCGACGCCCTGGACAAGGCCGCGGCCAAAGTCGCAGAGCGAAACCCGAACGGGCGCAGGCTCATTGACGACTCGGCCGTGGCATATCGCTTGGGGCGCAGCGCCGCACGGATGGAAGCGTCGCTGAGCGCGCCGAGCATCTTCGGTCGCGTCGCCCTGGCGCAGACGATGCGTGACATCTCCCCGGACCTGATGGACATCCTCGGCACCGCGTCCACCCTGCCCAACGGCACCGACGGCGCGGCCGACGACGGCGCCGCGGAGTACGTTTATCGCTTCGCGCCCCTGGTCGGGATTTACGGCGGCACCCTCGAGGTGTTCCGCAACATGATCGCGCAGTACATGCTGGGCTTGGGCAAGCCGGCGTACGCGCCGCCGGTCAAAAAGGTCTCCTGA